One segment of Geomonas ferrireducens DNA contains the following:
- the dcd gene encoding dCTP deaminase has translation MSILVGREITAAIGRGEITIEPLDPSQIGPGSVDLTLGNDFRIFKKQTGLCHVHNESDFADVTEAVSVADGEFITIAPCEMVLGITKERITLAETVAGWLEGRSRFARFGLAVHVTAGFMQPGISNRQVLEIVNLGHKPLALYPGTRICQFVFERCIGTAKYHGKFFDQLKP, from the coding sequence ATGTCGATACTCGTAGGCCGGGAAATAACGGCGGCGATCGGACGCGGGGAGATAACCATAGAGCCGCTGGACCCTTCCCAGATCGGGCCGGGCTCCGTAGATCTCACCCTGGGAAACGACTTCAGGATTTTCAAGAAGCAGACCGGGCTCTGCCACGTGCACAACGAGTCCGATTTCGCCGACGTGACCGAAGCCGTTTCCGTGGCGGACGGGGAATTCATCACCATCGCACCTTGCGAGATGGTTCTCGGCATCACCAAGGAGCGCATAACACTTGCCGAGACGGTCGCCGGATGGCTCGAGGGAAGAAGCCGCTTCGCCCGTTTCGGGCTGGCGGTTCATGTCACCGCCGGGTTCATGCAGCCTGGGATCTCGAACCGGCAGGTGCTGGAGATCGTGAACCTGGGTCACAAGCCGCTGGCGCTCTACCCGGGGACGAGGATCTGCCAGTTCGTTTTCGAGCGCTGCATCGGGACGGCGAAATATCACGGGAAATTTTTCGATCAACTGAAGCCTTGA
- a CDS encoding response regulator transcription factor: MHVLVIEDEKKVADALKVGLEAEQYQVSVAYSGEDGFYQLSAGAFDLVLLDLMLPGRDGLEILTTMRKRGFETPVLILTARDSIEDRVLGLDSGADEYLVKPFAFPELLARIRLILRREKKETPVKLSLGGLEMDLVGRKVKRDGEGIELTVKEFQLLEYLLRNQGSVVTREMLARDVWQVKERSTPLDNVIDVHVARLRRKVDGPFERKLLRTVRGLGFTMEEGQ, encoded by the coding sequence ATGCACGTGCTGGTGATAGAGGACGAGAAGAAGGTGGCCGATGCCTTGAAGGTCGGGCTCGAGGCCGAGCAGTACCAGGTGAGCGTGGCCTACAGCGGTGAAGATGGGTTCTACCAGCTAAGTGCCGGCGCCTTCGATTTGGTCCTGCTCGATCTGATGCTGCCGGGGCGCGACGGGCTCGAGATCCTTACCACCATGCGAAAGCGCGGCTTTGAGACGCCGGTGCTGATACTGACCGCGCGCGACTCGATCGAGGATCGCGTCCTCGGGCTGGACAGCGGTGCGGACGAGTACCTGGTGAAGCCGTTCGCGTTCCCGGAGTTGTTGGCCCGCATCAGGCTGATACTGCGCCGGGAAAAGAAGGAGACTCCGGTGAAGCTCTCCCTGGGGGGGCTGGAGATGGATCTGGTAGGGCGGAAGGTGAAGCGCGACGGCGAGGGAATCGAGCTGACGGTAAAGGAATTTCAGCTCCTTGAGTACCTGTTGCGCAACCAGGGGAGCGTGGTGACCCGCGAGATGCTGGCGCGGGACGTCTGGCAGGTGAAGGAACGCTCGACCCCGCTCGACAACGTGATCGACGTGCACGTCGCCAGGTTAAGGCGCAAGGTGGACGGCCCGTTCGAACGCAAGCTGCTCAGGACGGTGAGAGGGCTTGGGTTCACCATGGAGGAAGGGCAATGA
- a CDS encoding sensor histidine kinase codes for MMLRPRSIRLRLTVWYAAALAAIVIAFALGVYLFVRASLLREMDAQLERDLATVTRVLREEPFEINELAQHGSVEFFQVSQGNVVVAETPGWSREVLEKALAEVPEGPARSWRSHAGQPFRIRNAVLQLPGQSRVVVAENEQTLSTSLESIAVILLVGSPLAVLVAVLGGYLLAGRVLIPIETMTARAGAITAERLSERLPVENSDDEFGRLALMLNGTFARLEDSFERLRRFSADASHELRTPLTALRSVGEVGLQRELDAAGCREVIASMLEESDRLTRLVDSLLTLSRGDARALSVVRERVELAQVAVDVVEIIGVLAEEKGQTIELRTEKGLYAMVNPEMLRQALINVLDNAVKYSPPRGRIEVRVRRTERGEAALEVQDQGPGIAREHRELIFDRFYRADPGRSREMGGAGLGLAISRQAVELNGGRIELESEEGRGCRFSILLPIT; via the coding sequence ATGATGCTCAGACCGCGCAGCATACGGTTGCGCTTGACCGTCTGGTACGCCGCCGCCCTGGCCGCCATCGTGATCGCCTTCGCGCTCGGGGTCTACCTCTTCGTCCGCGCCAGCCTGCTGCGCGAGATGGACGCGCAACTGGAACGCGACCTCGCCACGGTGACGCGTGTGCTGCGCGAGGAGCCGTTCGAGATCAACGAGTTGGCGCAGCACGGCTCGGTGGAATTTTTCCAGGTGAGCCAGGGGAACGTGGTCGTCGCCGAGACGCCCGGGTGGAGCAGGGAGGTGCTGGAGAAGGCGCTCGCCGAGGTGCCGGAAGGTCCCGCTCGCTCCTGGCGTTCACACGCCGGGCAACCCTTCCGGATCAGGAACGCGGTACTGCAGTTGCCGGGACAGTCGCGTGTCGTCGTCGCCGAGAACGAACAGACGCTGAGTACGAGTCTGGAAAGCATCGCGGTGATCCTGCTCGTGGGAAGCCCGCTCGCCGTGCTCGTGGCGGTGTTGGGCGGGTATTTGCTGGCCGGTCGGGTCCTCATTCCCATCGAGACCATGACGGCGCGGGCGGGTGCCATTACGGCGGAGCGGCTCTCCGAGCGGCTCCCGGTGGAAAATTCCGACGACGAGTTCGGCCGCCTGGCGCTGATGCTGAACGGCACCTTCGCGCGGCTGGAGGATTCCTTCGAAAGGCTGCGCCGCTTCAGCGCCGACGCCTCGCACGAGTTGCGCACGCCGCTCACGGCGCTCAGGAGCGTGGGAGAAGTAGGGTTGCAGCGGGAACTGGATGCCGCCGGCTGTCGCGAGGTGATTGCCAGCATGCTGGAGGAATCGGACCGGCTGACCAGGTTGGTGGACAGCCTGCTGACCTTGAGCCGCGGCGACGCGAGGGCGCTTTCCGTGGTGAGGGAACGGGTCGAGCTCGCGCAGGTGGCGGTGGACGTGGTGGAGATCATCGGGGTGCTGGCGGAGGAAAAGGGACAGACGATCGAACTGCGGACCGAAAAGGGGCTCTACGCCATGGTGAACCCGGAGATGCTGCGCCAGGCGCTGATCAACGTGCTGGACAACGCGGTTAAGTACTCGCCGCCGAGAGGTCGCATCGAGGTGCGCGTGCGCAGGACGGAGCGGGGCGAGGCCGCGCTCGAGGTGCAGGACCAGGGGCCGGGAATCGCGCGGGAACACCGGGAGCTCATCTTCGACCGCTTTTACCGAGCCGACCCCGGACGCTCTCGCGAGATGGGGGGGGCGGGGCTTGGCCTCGCCATCTCGCGCCAGGCGGTGGAGTTGAACGGCGGCAGGATCGAATTGGAGAGCGAAGAGGGGCGGGGCTGCAGGTTCAGCATCCTGCTTCCGATCACATAA
- a CDS encoding CHASE domain-containing protein has product MTANSLTRIPIVALAYAVLGALGLALAIPPGYASPVFPAAGLAVAAALNFGNRILPGIWLGSLFINLATPWHHGTLHPDAAVVAVLLATGATLQAYAAAALVTRFMGEKWRVLESERDIACFLVCSGPVACLVSATVGIAALQLAGIIPKEDLAFSWWSWWSGDTLGVVLFAPLTLIFLLRESPWKERLLNVTVPMTVTLMLVTVSYLGIARWEQRQQEAQIADHGRKLTRLLDHRLIAHQEAIAALRRVIEMNPEMTFRQFEYFTSITVRDNPDIFGLSFNPFVPHADRGRFETAMAAKSPTGSFRIAERNSRKDLVPAGTRPHYVCVGYIAPIAGNLPAIGFDINSEPIRRAAIDKALGTGRPAVTAPIQLVQEQQKRVGVLLMHPAYRRPGTAVATDPASPLGFAVAVIKVDEMIQIAIRDQLPEGLELRVSDPAAPASKRVLFQSASAPQPADSYAWHGKLTIADRHWTVDIFPTSEYLAQHRSWIAWSVGIIGLLFAALLQVMMLAMTGRTSVIQRRVSEQTVALMQAKELADAANQAKGEFLANVSHEIRTPMNAIIGIAYLMRRDATGRQRQQLCKIDRAARHLLGIINDVLDFSKVDAKKMTLQPTVFGISSIIETIRSVLADRIEQAQVDFIVDVRNIPRRVYGDDLKLEQILLNFVSNAFKFTERGTIELIGEKIRCEGERVWLRFSVRDTGIGMTSGQQEKIFNAFEQGDGSMTRRYGGTGLGLAICQRLADLMDGHIHVESTPGAGSTFSFEAPFGLVDGAEVTDRSVAAATARAEAVDVEARLAPHAGRKVLLAEDNPLNRDVIIDLLQHVGLEVDAAVDGEKALRLARQKRYELVLLDMQMPVMGGIETVQQLRQLAGYESTPVLALTANAREDDVEACRRAGMNAHISKPVDPNQLYATLLNWLPKPTGAPRRVENRTTTAEGPSANDLIMGIPGLDVATGLRSFRGNAARLVAMLSRFTSSHAADAMIIEEAVEQGNLAAVRHLSHNLKGTAGALGLAAIQRAAGEVEMAAREQQSKEDLLLFCRNLQRKFAEVTPFLQSLPGALPVPEVAVPWPRLRDGMQQLHDLLANDDIEAVQCFDELRGMLYETGQDETRELARHVEAFAFDRALVQLGAMMERFQQAPK; this is encoded by the coding sequence CTGGTGACCCGGTTCATGGGAGAGAAGTGGCGCGTGCTGGAATCCGAGCGGGATATCGCCTGTTTCCTCGTCTGCAGCGGCCCGGTCGCTTGTCTCGTCTCGGCCACGGTGGGCATCGCGGCGCTCCAGCTGGCCGGCATCATCCCGAAGGAAGACCTTGCCTTTTCCTGGTGGAGCTGGTGGAGCGGCGACACGTTAGGGGTGGTGCTGTTCGCTCCGCTCACCCTGATCTTCCTGCTCAGAGAATCCCCCTGGAAGGAGCGTTTGCTGAACGTCACCGTCCCGATGACGGTAACCCTCATGCTGGTAACGGTGTCCTACCTCGGCATCGCACGCTGGGAGCAGAGGCAGCAGGAGGCACAGATCGCCGACCACGGCAGAAAGCTGACCCGGCTGCTCGATCACCGCCTGATCGCGCACCAGGAGGCCATCGCCGCGCTGCGCCGGGTGATCGAGATGAACCCGGAGATGACCTTCAGGCAGTTCGAGTATTTCACCAGCATAACTGTGCGCGACAACCCGGACATCTTCGGGCTGAGCTTCAACCCCTTCGTACCGCATGCCGACCGCGGCCGCTTCGAAACCGCAATGGCGGCCAAATCCCCGACCGGCAGTTTCAGGATCGCCGAGAGAAACAGCCGGAAAGACCTTGTCCCCGCCGGAACCCGCCCGCACTACGTCTGTGTCGGCTACATCGCTCCCATCGCCGGGAACCTCCCCGCCATAGGTTTCGACATCAACTCGGAGCCGATACGCCGCGCTGCCATCGACAAGGCCCTCGGTACCGGGCGCCCCGCGGTCACCGCTCCGATCCAGCTCGTGCAGGAGCAGCAGAAGCGGGTGGGGGTACTGTTGATGCATCCCGCCTACCGCCGCCCCGGCACGGCGGTCGCGACCGACCCCGCTTCGCCTCTGGGGTTCGCCGTCGCCGTTATCAAGGTAGACGAGATGATCCAGATCGCCATCCGCGACCAGTTGCCCGAGGGGCTGGAACTGCGGGTCAGCGATCCCGCGGCGCCTGCGTCAAAACGCGTCCTCTTCCAGTCGGCAAGCGCGCCGCAACCCGCCGACTCCTACGCCTGGCACGGCAAGCTCACCATCGCCGACCGCCACTGGACCGTCGACATCTTCCCGACCTCAGAGTACCTCGCCCAGCACCGTTCCTGGATCGCCTGGAGTGTCGGGATCATCGGGCTCCTCTTCGCCGCCCTCCTGCAGGTGATGATGCTCGCCATGACCGGACGCACCTCGGTTATCCAGCGGCGGGTATCCGAACAGACCGTGGCCCTGATGCAGGCAAAGGAACTGGCGGATGCGGCGAACCAGGCCAAGGGGGAGTTCCTGGCCAACGTAAGCCACGAGATACGCACGCCAATGAACGCCATCATCGGCATCGCCTATCTCATGCGCCGAGACGCCACCGGCCGCCAACGCCAGCAGCTGTGCAAGATCGACCGGGCCGCCCGACACCTGCTCGGCATTATCAACGACGTACTCGACTTCTCGAAGGTCGATGCCAAGAAAATGACTCTGCAACCTACCGTGTTCGGCATCTCCTCCATCATCGAAACGATCCGCTCGGTACTCGCGGACCGGATCGAACAGGCCCAGGTGGATTTTATCGTGGACGTACGCAACATCCCGCGTCGTGTGTACGGCGACGACCTGAAGTTGGAGCAGATATTGCTTAACTTCGTCAGCAACGCGTTCAAGTTCACCGAGCGCGGCACCATTGAGCTGATTGGCGAGAAAATTCGTTGCGAAGGGGAACGGGTCTGGCTCAGGTTCTCGGTGCGCGACACCGGCATCGGCATGACATCCGGGCAGCAGGAGAAGATCTTCAATGCCTTCGAGCAGGGAGACGGCTCCATGACCAGGCGCTACGGCGGGACCGGCCTTGGCCTCGCCATTTGCCAGCGCCTTGCGGACCTGATGGATGGGCACATCCACGTCGAAAGCACCCCCGGTGCAGGTAGCACCTTCTCCTTCGAGGCACCTTTCGGCTTGGTGGACGGCGCCGAGGTCACCGATCGTAGCGTAGCAGCGGCAACGGCGCGGGCCGAGGCGGTTGACGTGGAGGCACGCCTTGCCCCCCACGCCGGCCGAAAGGTCCTTCTTGCCGAGGACAACCCGCTCAACAGGGATGTCATCATCGATCTTTTGCAGCATGTTGGACTCGAGGTGGATGCGGCGGTCGACGGCGAGAAGGCATTACGACTCGCCCGGCAAAAGCGTTATGAGCTCGTGCTTCTCGACATGCAGATGCCGGTAATGGGGGGGATCGAAACGGTGCAGCAACTGCGACAGCTTGCCGGGTATGAGTCGACACCCGTGCTCGCACTGACGGCGAACGCCCGGGAAGACGACGTGGAAGCCTGCCGCCGCGCCGGGATGAACGCCCACATCAGCAAACCGGTCGATCCGAACCAGCTCTACGCCACGCTGCTCAACTGGCTGCCGAAGCCGACCGGCGCACCGCGTCGCGTGGAAAACCGGACCACGACCGCGGAGGGTCCCAGCGCCAACGACCTCATCATGGGGATCCCGGGGTTGGACGTCGCGACGGGGCTGCGCAGCTTCCGCGGAAACGCCGCGCGCCTCGTCGCGATGCTGTCGCGCTTCACCAGCTCACACGCGGCGGACGCCATGATCATCGAGGAGGCAGTCGAACAGGGGAACCTGGCGGCGGTAAGGCATCTCTCCCACAACCTGAAGGGGACCGCGGGAGCCCTCGGGCTCGCTGCCATTCAGCGGGCCGCTGGGGAGGTGGAAATGGCGGCGAGGGAGCAGCAGTCCAAGGAGGACCTTTTGCTGTTTTGCCGGAACCTGCAGAGAAAATTCGCCGAGGTTACCCCCTTCCTGCAGTCCCTTCCGGGAGCGCTCCCGGTGCCTGAGGTGGCCGTTCCCTGGCCCCGGCTACGCGACGGCATGCAGCAGCTGCATGACCTCCTTGCCAATGATGACATCGAGGCGGTTCAGTGCTTCGACGAGTTGCGCGGCATGCTGTACGAGACTGGGCAGGACGAGACCCGGGAACTGGCGCGACACGTGGAGGCCTTCGCCTTCGACCGGGCGCTGGTGCAACTGGGAGCGATGATGGAGCGGTTTCAACAGGCCCCGAAGTAA
- a CDS encoding response regulator produces the protein MGTGRDILIVDDNEVVTSVLVELFIKEGYDSSGVATGEECLEELQRTPYKLVMLDVRLPGISGIEVLRAIGESHPGVDVIIMTSHVSLETAVQALRLGAQDYLFKPFDDLEMVLTTVNKTLERRRLMSEHDDLVRTLADLAVENTRIMKELRQANSDLEEKVSQRTAELSRANLHQKTIIAELREAKEAAEAANRAKSQFLANMSHEIRTPMNGVLGMAELLLRTDLDQRQRGYAEMLHHSGTSLLAIINDILNISKIEAGKLELEKITFDLHDAVQGAVELYREVGRRKGVAVELEVTTGVPRHAVGDPNRLRQVLINIIDNGLKFTEQGSVQVRVNLIDESGVGHHVGFEVKDTGIGIPAQSLDTVFDLFAQVDGSTTRRYGGTGLGLAIAKQLVELMGGEIGVESEQGKGSTFSFIVYLGKAPQTPELQQETPYLEAQAGEGNSAAFAAHVLLAEDNPVNCEVAHAMITALGCQVDVVQNGVQAIAALSCKEYDLVFMDCQMPELDGYEATHAIRFKERGTGRHTTIVALTAHAMAGSREFCLGVGMDDYLSKPFSLEQLRDVMSRWLPPCCTSEFISQ, from the coding sequence ATGGGAACGGGACGGGACATACTGATCGTCGATGACAACGAGGTGGTGACATCGGTCCTGGTCGAACTCTTCATCAAGGAAGGGTACGACAGCTCCGGGGTCGCGACCGGCGAGGAGTGCCTCGAGGAGCTGCAGCGCACCCCGTACAAGCTGGTGATGCTCGACGTGCGCCTGCCGGGGATCAGCGGCATCGAGGTGCTGCGCGCCATCGGCGAGTCCCACCCCGGCGTCGATGTCATCATCATGACGAGCCACGTGTCGCTGGAGACCGCGGTGCAGGCACTACGCCTTGGAGCCCAGGATTACCTCTTCAAACCGTTCGACGACCTGGAGATGGTGCTCACCACGGTGAACAAGACCCTGGAGCGGCGCCGCCTCATGAGCGAACACGACGACCTGGTGCGCACCTTGGCCGACCTCGCCGTCGAGAACACGCGCATCATGAAGGAACTGCGCCAGGCGAACAGCGACCTCGAGGAAAAGGTGTCGCAGCGGACCGCGGAGCTGTCCCGGGCCAACCTGCACCAGAAGACGATCATCGCGGAGCTCAGGGAGGCAAAGGAGGCGGCCGAGGCGGCGAACCGGGCCAAGTCCCAGTTCCTCGCCAACATGAGCCACGAGATCCGCACCCCGATGAACGGCGTGCTCGGCATGGCGGAACTTTTGCTGCGCACCGACCTGGACCAGAGGCAGCGCGGCTACGCCGAGATGCTGCACCACTCAGGGACGTCGCTCCTCGCCATCATCAACGACATCCTCAACATCTCGAAAATCGAGGCGGGGAAGCTGGAGCTGGAGAAGATCACCTTCGATCTGCACGACGCTGTGCAGGGAGCCGTCGAGCTGTACCGCGAGGTCGGGCGACGCAAGGGTGTGGCGGTCGAGCTCGAAGTGACGACGGGAGTTCCCCGCCACGCCGTCGGCGACCCGAATCGTCTGCGCCAGGTGCTGATCAACATCATCGATAACGGCCTCAAGTTCACCGAGCAGGGCTCGGTTCAGGTCCGGGTCAATCTCATCGATGAAAGCGGCGTGGGGCATCACGTCGGGTTCGAGGTTAAGGACACCGGCATCGGCATCCCGGCGCAGTCGCTTGACACCGTCTTCGACCTCTTCGCCCAGGTGGACGGCTCCACGACGCGCCGATACGGCGGGACCGGTCTCGGGCTCGCCATCGCCAAACAGCTGGTCGAGCTGATGGGAGGCGAGATCGGCGTCGAGAGCGAGCAGGGAAAAGGGTCTACCTTCAGCTTCATCGTCTATCTCGGCAAGGCCCCGCAGACACCGGAGCTTCAGCAAGAGACGCCCTACCTGGAAGCGCAAGCGGGCGAGGGAAACTCCGCGGCCTTCGCCGCACATGTGCTTCTTGCCGAAGACAACCCGGTCAACTGCGAGGTGGCCCACGCCATGATCACCGCGCTCGGGTGCCAGGTCGACGTGGTTCAAAACGGGGTGCAGGCGATCGCGGCGCTCTCCTGCAAAGAGTACGATCTCGTCTTCATGGACTGCCAGATGCCGGAGCTCGACGGTTACGAGGCGACCCACGCGATACGTTTCAAGGAGCGCGGAACCGGCAGACATACCACCATCGTCGCCCTCACCGCCCACGCCATGGCCGGCTCCCGCGAGTTTTGCCTCGGTGTCGGCATGGACGACTATCTCAGCAAGCCCTTCAGCCTCGAGCAGCTCCGGGACGTGATGTCGAGGTGGCTGCCGCCCTGCTGCACCTCGGAATTCATCTCTCAGTGA
- a CDS encoding LamG domain-containing protein, with protein sequence MLTILVTAAALAATALPASAKGQIGFAGETPGAEARSFSALVGTWHVDRDGTRAVYAVDGRSWEQGVLAPAAPVKAKALYGAGAPQFLAGLERYRYFPLSICHEVRNFRGGSIEVAFKGVSGTIDQAAGIAFDIKPNGDYLLLRANALEDNLVLFRMEQGRRTTVQWAGKVPVQSGRWHDLKLVVEGKRILGYLNGVKYVDQPWTEPVDGRIGLWSKADSYVFFDRFTVTER encoded by the coding sequence ATGTTGACGATACTGGTGACGGCGGCCGCCTTGGCCGCCACGGCACTTCCGGCCTCAGCGAAAGGGCAGATCGGGTTTGCCGGGGAGACGCCGGGAGCCGAAGCGCGGAGTTTCAGCGCGCTGGTCGGGACTTGGCACGTGGACCGCGACGGGACCCGCGCCGTCTACGCGGTCGACGGCCGAAGCTGGGAACAGGGCGTCCTGGCTCCGGCTGCCCCCGTCAAGGCGAAGGCGCTCTACGGAGCGGGCGCCCCGCAATTCCTTGCGGGACTGGAACGGTACCGCTACTTTCCGCTGTCGATCTGCCACGAGGTCAGAAACTTCCGGGGGGGGAGCATCGAGGTGGCCTTCAAGGGGGTGAGCGGCACGATCGACCAGGCGGCGGGGATTGCCTTCGACATCAAGCCGAACGGGGACTACCTGCTGCTGCGCGCCAACGCACTGGAGGACAACCTAGTCCTGTTCCGTATGGAGCAGGGGCGGCGGACCACGGTGCAGTGGGCCGGCAAGGTGCCGGTCCAGTCCGGCCGGTGGCACGATCTCAAGCTCGTCGTGGAGGGGAAAAGGATCCTCGGATACCTGAACGGGGTGAAGTATGTGGACCAGCCTTGGACCGAACCGGTCGACGGTCGCATCGGCCTCTGGTCGAAGGCCGATTCCTATGTTTTCTTCGACAGATTCACCGTCACTGAGAGATGA
- a CDS encoding ATP-binding response regulator: MNSKNERPTVLIVDDTPDNLAFMGQLLKDDYQVRVATNGAKALQIARDARHLDVILLDIMMPELDGYEVCRLLKGDPATREIPVIFLTAKSDPESERRGLELGAADYITKPISPPIVLARIKTQLNLKAAADFMRDKNELLELEVAQRTGELQKSNQQLRLLAARVETVAEQERIEIARELHDELGQLLTALKLDLAWLKRRCPEGETPVAGKIEAMDQVINATIGTVRRLTTGLRPRMLDELGVVAAIEAEVQEMRNRHLECTLDVPRRNTTIDKERQVSLFRIFQESMTNVMRHSGATRVEILLDLDEERALLQVTDNGCGIGSAPANNRSLGLVGMQERAHRWGGSFEILGTPGAGTTVRAVIPLRDPAAA; encoded by the coding sequence ATGAACAGCAAGAATGAGCGCCCGACGGTCCTCATCGTCGACGACACCCCGGATAACCTCGCCTTCATGGGACAGCTTCTCAAGGACGATTACCAGGTGCGCGTGGCCACCAACGGGGCGAAGGCACTGCAGATCGCACGGGACGCGCGCCATCTCGACGTTATCCTGCTCGACATAATGATGCCCGAGCTCGACGGCTACGAGGTGTGCCGTCTCCTGAAAGGCGATCCCGCCACGAGAGAAATTCCCGTCATCTTCCTGACCGCGAAATCGGATCCGGAGAGCGAGCGCCGCGGCCTGGAGCTTGGCGCCGCCGACTACATCACCAAACCGATCAGCCCTCCCATCGTTCTCGCACGCATCAAGACCCAGTTGAACCTGAAGGCCGCCGCCGACTTCATGCGCGACAAAAACGAGCTTCTGGAGCTGGAGGTGGCGCAGCGCACCGGGGAGTTGCAGAAGTCCAACCAGCAGTTGCGGCTGCTCGCCGCACGCGTGGAAACGGTAGCGGAGCAGGAGCGCATCGAGATCGCAAGAGAATTGCACGACGAGTTGGGACAGCTCCTGACCGCCTTGAAGCTCGACCTCGCCTGGCTCAAAAGGCGCTGCCCCGAAGGGGAGACGCCGGTCGCCGGTAAGATCGAGGCCATGGACCAGGTGATCAACGCGACCATCGGGACGGTGCGGCGCCTGACCACCGGGCTGCGCCCGAGGATGCTGGACGAACTCGGCGTGGTTGCCGCGATCGAGGCGGAAGTGCAGGAGATGCGTAACCGGCACCTGGAGTGCACTCTCGACGTCCCGCGGCGAAACACTACCATCGACAAGGAGCGCCAGGTGTCGCTGTTCAGGATTTTCCAGGAGAGCATGACCAACGTCATGCGCCACTCGGGCGCCACCCGTGTCGAGATACTCCTCGACCTGGACGAGGAGCGCGCCCTGCTGCAGGTGACCGACAACGGCTGCGGCATCGGCAGCGCCCCCGCCAACAACCGTTCTCTCGGCCTCGTCGGGATGCAGGAGCGCGCGCACCGCTGGGGCGGCAGCTTCGAAATCCTTGGCACCCCCGGTGCCGGCACCACGGTCCGCGCCGTCATCCCGCTACGCGATCCCGCGGCAGCGTAG
- a CDS encoding glycosyltransferase family 87 protein, with the protein MAESGHVIKRIVVSMPSFAKPVLATLIAVLGILSIRRLIQYFSPEYIHQKDFIQEYLLAKAVLAGTDPYAPLPDLAARFLGPISNAVFLHPTPHPPAVGLLFSPLGLLSYQHAVQTWFVIQLALVAASVYGVLRCLGARPMPGTVLTCSFLAVASSPFFQDLVLGQLMTFKLALLICTWYLIKAGREIGGGFFLGAAIAIKFIAWPLVLLFAVQRRWKAVFAAGITVLAANGVAAIIIGSDAVIAYYTKVGPLVSSLYRGHASNFSVWGIACRLFAGTDSPVMCGVKAAPVWSAPQLASTLAFVAPVTLLGAGVFASARLSKISFDAPFALMVCVSILISPVAWNSYLVLAVIPAALVAKRLLEQQFPPGATNAAIITGMLLIVPPVTLNRIMIGMGDPALVGACRPVVPFPVTTISLVPLAAVLGLMWLVWTLEHLSVRNEVVDVQRAKVLPG; encoded by the coding sequence GTGGCTGAGTCAGGACACGTCATAAAGAGGATAGTCGTCTCGATGCCGTCCTTCGCCAAGCCGGTCCTGGCAACTCTCATTGCCGTCCTCGGCATACTATCCATCCGGCGGCTCATCCAGTACTTTTCTCCCGAGTACATTCACCAGAAGGATTTCATTCAGGAATACCTCCTGGCTAAGGCGGTTCTTGCCGGCACCGATCCCTATGCACCTCTCCCCGACTTGGCGGCGCGTTTCCTTGGACCAATCAGCAACGCGGTTTTCCTGCATCCCACGCCACATCCCCCTGCCGTCGGCCTGCTCTTTTCCCCGCTTGGTCTTCTTTCCTACCAGCACGCGGTGCAGACGTGGTTCGTCATCCAGCTTGCTCTCGTGGCGGCTTCGGTGTACGGGGTGCTGCGCTGCTTGGGGGCGCGGCCGATGCCCGGGACCGTTCTGACCTGCTCTTTTCTCGCGGTTGCCTCGAGCCCGTTTTTCCAGGATCTGGTGCTCGGCCAACTGATGACTTTTAAACTCGCCCTGCTGATCTGCACTTGGTACCTGATAAAAGCCGGTCGGGAGATTGGGGGCGGCTTTTTTCTCGGCGCTGCTATCGCGATAAAGTTCATCGCCTGGCCTTTGGTGCTCCTTTTTGCCGTGCAGAGACGTTGGAAGGCGGTCTTCGCGGCGGGCATCACCGTCCTTGCTGCCAACGGCGTCGCAGCAATCATCATCGGGAGCGACGCCGTCATCGCCTACTACACCAAGGTCGGGCCGCTGGTCTCCTCGCTGTACCGGGGTCACGCCTCCAACTTCTCAGTCTGGGGCATTGCCTGTCGGCTTTTCGCTGGTACGGACTCACCGGTTATGTGCGGCGTCAAGGCCGCACCGGTCTGGAGCGCGCCCCAGCTTGCCAGCACCCTCGCCTTCGTTGCGCCGGTGACGCTGCTTGGGGCGGGGGTGTTCGCCTCCGCGCGCCTTTCGAAAATTTCTTTCGATGCTCCCTTCGCCTTAATGGTCTGCGTCAGCATCTTGATATCACCTGTCGCTTGGAACAGTTATCTCGTGCTGGCAGTTATTCCGGCCGCTCTTGTTGCTAAGCGGTTGCTGGAACAGCAGTTCCCGCCCGGTGCGACCAACGCAGCTATCATTACGGGAATGCTGTTGATAGTGCCGCCGGTCACGCTGAACCGAATCATGATCGGCATGGGCGACCCCGCCTTGGTCGGGGCATGTCGCCCGGTGGTTCCCTTCCCGGTTACCACGATCAGCTTGGTCCCTCTCGCCGCAGTGCTTGGGCTCATGTGGCTTGTGTGGACCCTGGAACACCTGTCAGTGCGAAACGAAGTGGTGGATGTACAGAGGGCGAAGGTGCTGCCCGGATAA